One window from the genome of Alphaproteobacteria bacterium encodes:
- a CDS encoding hydantoinase B/oxoprolinase family protein: MTNGALASIRTQLLWDRLIAVVEEQAQTLIRTAFSNTVREAGDLSAGVFDLQGRMLAQAITGTPGHVNAMAVSVGHFLEKYGLDGMRPGDAYITNDPWLATGHLHDFTVVSPTFRGAELVALFASTSHVVDVGGLGFGPDGRQVFEEGLYVPILKLLDHGKVNQTLIDIARANVREPEQLEGDFYSLAACNDTGSQRLLAMMDEFGLDDLGSLADHIVETSHQTMLEEARRLPQGSWTHAMRIDGYETPIDLVAALSTGENGIDIDFSGTSDVSDYGINVPLSYTQAYATFGVRCVVGNAIPNNAGSLSAVRVTAPEGSILNAPSPRAVAARHAIGQMLPDVVLGCLAQAVEGIAPAEGTSCLWNFVLYGGAGIAGNSASANATPFTVTLFHNGGVGARPDKDGLSATAFPSGVRNTPVEINEAISPILVRRKEYREDSGGPGRHRGGLGQIMEIGNIEGAAFTVSSMFDRVNYAPRGRLGGADGACGRSILASGEVLAPKGRQLVPAGDTLVLDMPGGGGYGPAFAREPALVAADIRDGLVSAEAALRDYGVVLEETGAVDEAATAAARAKVEVE; encoded by the coding sequence ATGACCAACGGCGCGTTGGCGAGCATCCGCACTCAGCTGCTCTGGGACAGGCTGATTGCCGTCGTCGAGGAACAGGCGCAGACCCTGATCCGCACCGCCTTCAGCAATACCGTGCGCGAGGCCGGCGACCTCTCGGCCGGGGTCTTCGACCTACAGGGCCGCATGCTGGCTCAAGCCATCACCGGCACGCCGGGGCATGTCAATGCCATGGCCGTCTCTGTCGGCCATTTTCTGGAGAAGTACGGGCTCGACGGCATGCGACCCGGTGATGCTTATATCACCAACGACCCTTGGCTCGCTACCGGTCACCTGCACGACTTCACTGTAGTCAGCCCGACATTCCGTGGCGCCGAGTTGGTGGCGTTGTTCGCCTCGACCTCACACGTCGTCGATGTTGGTGGGCTCGGTTTTGGGCCCGACGGCCGGCAGGTGTTTGAGGAAGGACTTTACGTACCCATCCTTAAGTTGCTCGATCACGGCAAGGTCAACCAAACCCTGATCGACATCGCGCGCGCCAATGTGCGGGAGCCGGAGCAGCTCGAGGGCGATTTCTATTCGCTTGCCGCCTGCAACGACACCGGCAGCCAACGTCTACTCGCCATGATGGATGAGTTCGGTCTCGACGATCTTGGCTCGCTCGCCGATCACATCGTTGAAACCTCGCACCAGACCATGCTCGAAGAGGCGCGCAGACTACCCCAGGGCAGCTGGACCCATGCCATGCGCATCGACGGCTATGAGACTCCGATCGACTTGGTTGCTGCGCTCAGTACCGGCGAGAATGGTATCGATATCGATTTCAGTGGCACTTCCGATGTCTCGGACTACGGTATCAACGTGCCGCTAAGCTATACTCAGGCCTATGCCACTTTCGGCGTGCGCTGCGTCGTTGGCAATGCGATCCCCAACAATGCGGGTTCGCTGTCCGCCGTGCGCGTAACCGCACCAGAAGGTAGCATCCTCAACGCACCGTCACCGCGGGCAGTTGCTGCACGCCATGCTATCGGCCAGATGCTGCCCGACGTGGTGCTCGGCTGCCTAGCCCAGGCGGTCGAGGGCATCGCACCGGCCGAAGGCACCTCGTGCCTGTGGAATTTCGTGCTCTACGGCGGTGCCGGTATCGCTGGCAACAGCGCCAGTGCCAATGCAACGCCGTTCACCGTGACGCTGTTCCACAATGGCGGCGTTGGCGCCCGGCCCGATAAGGACGGGCTTTCGGCTACCGCCTTTCCCTCTGGCGTGCGCAACACGCCGGTGGAGATCAACGAGGCAATCTCGCCAATCCTGGTGCGGCGCAAGGAATACCGCGAGGATTCTGGCGGTCCCGGGCGCCACCGCGGCGGCCTGGGCCAGATCATGGAGATCGGCAATATCGAAGGCGCAGCCTTCACCGTCTCTTCCATGTTCGACCGGGTCAACTATGCCCCACGCGGTCGGCTTGGCGGCGCTGACGGGGCCTGTGGACGCTCGATTCTAGCCTCGGGCGAGGTGTTAGCGCCGAAGGGCCGGCAACTCGTTCCGGCCGGCGACACACTCGTGCTCGACATGCCGGGTGGCGGCGGCTACGGGCCGGCGTTTGCGCGCGAGCCAGCACTCGTCGCAGCCGATATACGCGACGGTCTGGTCAGCGCTGAGGCCGCCTTGCGCGAC
- a CDS encoding hydantoinase/oxoprolinase family protein, translating to MTHAGTTRLAVDIGGTFTDVALAHGGEIVTRKVPTTPAAPEDGVMSGVETVLAAADVPPEAVGLVLHGTTLTTNAIIERKGARTALIVSEGFRDSVEMAYENRFQQYDINVEKPTPLVPRYLRWPVRERMSAKGIPVITLDEERVMALSPEIVRYGIESIAVGFLHSYANDAHERRVGEILRDAHPDIPVTLSSEVCPEIREYERLSTACANAYVQPIMARYLGALAECLRGHALTCPLLMMMSSGGLTTLETAIRFPVRLVESGPAGGAILASRIAAERGLDRVLSFDMGGTTAKICLIDNGAPQTARSFEVARAYRFTKGSGLPLSIPVIKMVEIGAGGGSIARVDSLGRVRVGPDSAGATPGPACYGGGGIDATVTDADLMLGRIDAADFAGGDMPLATDKAAEALGDSLGEALEMTPALAAFALSEVVEETMASAARVHAVELGKDMAGRTLVAFGGAAPLHAAQLVDKLGMDEVVVPADAGVGSAIGFLKAPIAYEIVRSQFDCLSRFDATAAQRLLGEMRATAEAVVRLGAPEATLRASSSAQMRYHGQGHEISVAVPDPFCADTLHEAFEAAYRRHYGRTIPGVDIEVLTWTLELATEVEAPAPVSRQPACEAGKPETTKALFDCQRTAFVDAAFYRRDKLRPGTCLMGPALIAEVQTTTVVPTGFEASIDSAGAIVMRRHEQGEEA from the coding sequence ATGACACACGCGGGAACGACGCGGCTTGCCGTCGATATCGGCGGCACATTCACGGATGTGGCCTTGGCGCATGGCGGCGAGATCGTCACGCGCAAAGTGCCGACCACACCAGCAGCGCCTGAGGACGGTGTCATGAGCGGCGTCGAAACGGTGCTCGCTGCGGCTGATGTGCCGCCCGAAGCGGTCGGGCTGGTGCTACATGGCACGACGCTCACCACCAACGCCATTATCGAACGCAAGGGCGCGCGTACGGCGTTAATCGTCAGCGAGGGCTTTCGTGATTCGGTCGAGATGGCCTACGAGAACCGCTTCCAGCAATACGACATCAATGTCGAGAAGCCGACGCCGCTGGTGCCGCGGTACCTGCGCTGGCCGGTGCGCGAGCGCATGAGCGCGAAGGGCATACCGGTGATAACCCTCGACGAGGAGAGGGTCATGGCGCTGAGTCCGGAGATCGTACGCTACGGCATCGAGAGCATCGCCGTCGGTTTCTTGCACTCATACGCCAATGACGCCCACGAGCGCCGCGTCGGCGAAATACTGCGCGATGCGCACCCGGACATTCCCGTCACGCTGTCGTCCGAGGTGTGTCCGGAAATTCGCGAATATGAGCGCCTGTCGACGGCCTGCGCCAACGCCTACGTGCAGCCGATCATGGCGCGCTATCTGGGTGCCTTAGCCGAATGTCTACGCGGGCACGCCCTCACCTGTCCACTACTCATGATGATGTCGAGCGGTGGGCTAACGACCCTGGAGACGGCGATACGCTTTCCCGTGCGCCTGGTCGAATCGGGACCGGCAGGTGGTGCCATTCTGGCCAGCCGTATCGCCGCTGAGCGTGGTCTCGACCGAGTGCTTTCCTTCGACATGGGCGGCACGACCGCCAAGATTTGTCTGATCGACAACGGCGCGCCGCAGACTGCACGCAGCTTCGAGGTGGCACGCGCCTATCGCTTCACCAAGGGCAGTGGCCTGCCACTAAGCATCCCGGTGATAAAAATGGTGGAGATCGGCGCCGGCGGTGGCTCGATTGCCCGCGTCGACTCGCTGGGCCGGGTGCGGGTCGGCCCGGACAGCGCCGGCGCGACACCTGGGCCGGCGTGTTATGGCGGTGGCGGTATCGATGCGACGGTCACGGACGCGGATCTGATGCTCGGGCGCATCGACGCCGCAGACTTCGCTGGCGGTGACATGCCGCTCGCTACAGACAAAGCTGCCGAGGCGCTAGGCGACAGCCTGGGCGAAGCGTTGGAGATGACGCCCGCGCTGGCCGCCTTCGCGCTCTCGGAGGTGGTCGAGGAGACCATGGCGAGCGCCGCACGAGTACACGCGGTGGAACTCGGCAAGGATATGGCAGGACGCACGCTAGTCGCCTTCGGTGGCGCAGCACCATTGCATGCCGCTCAGCTCGTCGATAAGCTCGGTATGGACGAGGTGGTGGTGCCGGCGGATGCAGGCGTTGGCTCGGCAATTGGCTTTCTTAAAGCACCGATAGCCTACGAAATAGTGCGTAGCCAGTTCGATTGCCTGAGCCGTTTCGATGCGACGGCGGCACAGCGCCTACTCGGTGAGATGCGTGCCACGGCGGAGGCGGTGGTGCGCCTTGGCGCGCCGGAAGCAACCTTGCGCGCCAGTAGCAGCGCTCAGATGCGCTATCACGGCCAAGGCCACGAGATCTCAGTCGCCGTGCCTGATCCTTTCTGTGCGGACACGCTGCATGAGGCGTTCGAGGCAGCCTATCGCCGCCATTACGGCCGCACCATTCCCGGCGTCGACATCGAGGTCTTGACCTGGACGCTAGAACTAGCAACCGAGGTCGAGGCACCAGCACCAGTGTCACGGCAGCCGGCATGCGAGGCAGGCAAACCTGAGACCACCAAAGCCCTGTTCGACTGCCAACGCACCGCCTTCGTCGATGCCGCCTTCTACCGGCGCGACAAACTGCGCCCCGGCACTTGCCTCATGGGTCCCGCCTTGATCGCGGAAGTGCAGACGACTACGGTCGTACCGACAGGGTTCGAGGCGTCGATAGACAGCGCAGGTGCCATTGTCATGCGTCGCCACGAGCAGGGAGAGGAAGCATGA